Below is a window of Nocardioides oleivorans DNA.
GGGGTGGTCGGCATCGGGGCGGCGGCCTTCTTCTTCTACTGCTACATGGTCTCGGACCAGAACAACCTCACCCTCGCCACCACCGGCGCCCTGCTGAGCGCCGCTCTGGCGGGCGCGTGCGCGGGGTTCCTGCCGCACAACTTCCACCCCGCTCGCCTCTTCATGGGCGACTCGGGCTCGATGCTGATCGGCCTGGTGCTCTCGGCCAGCGCGCTGACCCTCACCGGCCAGTTCGTCGGGATGCCGGCCACCGAGGGCAACAGCCTCTTCGTGACCGTGCTGCCGGTGCTGCTGCCCATCTCGCTGCTGATGGTGCCGATGGTCGACCTCGTGCTCGCCGTCGTACGACGCACCCGGGCGGGCCGCTCGCCGATGAGCGCCGACAAGCAGCACCTGCACCACCGCCTGCTGGAGATCGGGCACTCCCAGCGCCGCGCGGTGCTGATCATGTGGATGTGGGCCTTCACCATCTCCACCGGCGCCGTGATCGTCAGCCTCTCGAGCAGCCCCGGGGTCTGGTGGGGCCTCGGCGCGATGCTGGCGCTGACCGTGGCGCTGACCTTCCTGCTGCCCAAGGTGCACCGCCCGCGCAAGACCGGGCTCGGTGACACCGGGCTGCCGGAGAACGCGCTGGTCGAGGGCCGGTCCGCGGACCCGCTCGACGAGCCCGGGGGCGAGGCGGACGCGGACTTGACCGCAGCCTCCGAACAGGGTGTCGTGGAGGCCTCCGGTGGCACCGGGACGGGTCCGGGCGAGACCGTCGCCTGATCCCGGTTGGGGGCCCTCGGAGACTTTGTGATAACTTTCACGAGCAGTCCAGAACTGCTTCCCAACTGAGTCGCACCGACCTCTTGAGAGACAGGCCGCCGCCATGACGACCGAGTCGAAGCACACGACCCGCACCGGGTCGTCGCCGCTCCTCGGTGCGTGGGGCGCAGGTGCCGTCGCGCTCCTGCTGCTCGTCGTGCTGGCCGCCTTCGCGGACGGGCGGCCGGCCGTCGTCGGCGCGGCCGTCGGGGGAGTGCTCACGCTCGCCGTCTTCGGGTTCGGCCTCGCCATCGTGTCCACGGTCGCGCGCGTGATGCCGTCGGCTTCGCTGCTGGTCGCGCTGATGACCTACGCCCTCCAGCTACTCGTCCTCGCGCTCTGCGTGGCCGCGATCGACCGGGCCGGCATCGGCCCCGACACCCTCCGGCCGAGCTGGTTCGCGGCGGGGGTGATCGTGGTGACGCTGCTCTGGCTGGCGGGCCAGGTGCTGGCCTCCGTGCGGCAGCGGATCCCGGTCTACGACCTCCCCGAGGAGGCTGGTGAGGGTCACCTCACCCAGCCCGTGCGGGCAGGTGCTCCGGTCGATCACCCCGGGGGTGAGCGATGAGCGAAACCGCTGCTAGTGTCCGGTCTGCGATGGCTCGACAGCTTCCCCCGACGGCCTCACCCGACGACGACACCCCCAAGGGCGACCCCTGGCACGCCTTCGGCTACATCGTCTCGGGCGTGGCGTTCTACGGGCTGGCGGGCTGGGCGCTCGATCGGTGGCTCGGAACGGACTTCCTCGTGGCGATCGGCATCCTCGTCGGTGCCGGCTTCGGGATCTACATGACGTATGCACGGTTCAACAAGGCAGTAGGAGACTGACTCGATGTTCGGCATCACGATGGCGGCGTCCGGTGACGAGTTCGTCGCCCCGGGCCCCAACAGCTTCGACTTCTCCGAGGTCCCGCTGTTCCACCTCGGTGGGCTCGCGGTCACCAAGCCCATGGTCCAGCTGCTCTTGGGTGCGGTCATCGTCTTCGGCTTCTTCTGGGTCGCCTTCCGCCGCCCGCAGCTCGTGCCGGGCCGGATGCAGTTCGCCGGCGAGAGCGCCTACGGCATGGTTCGCAACTCGATCGGCCGCGACATCATCGGCAGCCGCGACTTCGTCAAGTTCGTGCCCTACCTGGTGACGATCTTCTTCTTCCTCCTGATCAACAACGTGATGGCCTCGATCCCCGCGATCCAGTTCCCGACGTTCTCGCGTGCCTCGATGGCCTACGCGCTCGCCGGCCTGAGCTGGGTCATCTACAACGGGGTCGGCATCAAGAAGCACGGCTTCGTGGGCTACCTCAAGCTGCAGAGCGTGCCGAGCGGCGTCAGCCCGCTGATGTACCCGCTGCTGGTCCCGCTGGAGTTCTTCTCCAACATCCTGGTCCGCCCCGCGACGCTGGCGCTGCGACTCTTCGCCAACATGTTCGCCGGCCACCTGCTGATGATCCTGTTCACCACCGGTGGCCTCTTCCTCCTCCAGTACGGCGGCATCGGCTACGTCGCGGGTCCCGCCGCCTGGCTGCTCGCCATCGCCATCGGCTTCCTCGAGCTGCTGGTGCAGTTCCTGCAGGCCTACGTCTTCACCCTGCTCAACGCGATGTACATCTCCGGTGCACTCGCCGACGAGCACTGATCCACCCGCACCATCCTGATCTGCACCACCCCTACCTGAAGTAGCACCAACCGAAAGGAAACTGCCGTGGACGGCACTCTCAACGGCTCGCTCAACATGATCGGCTACGGTCTGGCGGCCATCGGCCCCGGTATCGGCATCGGCCTGATCTTCGCGGCCTACATCTCCGGTGTCGCACGTCAGCCGGAGGCCCAGGGCCGCCTGCAGTCGATCGCCATCCTGGGCTTCGCTCTCGCCGAGGCACTCGCGATCATCGGCATCGCGCTCGCCTTCGTCCTGAACTGACGCTGGCCCTCCACCGACCTAGGACTGCCACATGCAGAATCTGATCATCCTCGCCGCTGCCGAGGGCGAGAACGAGGGCGGCCACGCCCCGGAGAACCCGCTCGGCTTCGTGCCCGTCGAGTTCGCCCTGTCGCTCGTCATCTTCGGCCTGCTGCTCTTCCTCATCTGGAAGTTCGTCGCCCCGCGCTTCGAGCAGACCTTCGCCGAGCGCACCCAGGCGATCGAGGGTGGCATCGCCGCGGCCGAGTCCAAGCAGGCCGAGGCCGACGCCAAGCTCGCCGAGCTGGAGAAGCAGCTCGCCGACGCCCGGCACGAGGCGGCGCGCATCCGCGAGGAGGCGCGTGAGCAGGGTGCCCAGATCGTGGCGGAGATGCGGGAGACGGCCCAGGCCGAGTCCGCCCGCATCGTCGAGCACGGCAAGGCCCAGATCGAGGCCGAGCGCCAGCAGGCGGTCACCTCGCTCCGTGCCGAGGTCGGCACCCTCGCGACCGGCCTGGCCGGTCGCATCGTCGGCGAGAGCCTGGAGGACGAGGCTCGTCAGAGCCGCGTCGTCGAGCGCTTCCTCGCCGAGCTCGAGGCCGACAACGGTGCCTCGTCGGGGAGTGTCAACTGATGATGCGAGGTGCGTCCGCAGACGCCTACGCCGCAGCCGCCGCCGTGCTTCCGGGCACCGGCGACCTGGGCCGGGTGGGGCAGGACCTGTTCGGGACGGCGGACCTGCTCCGCGCCGAGCCGGGCCTGCGCCGGGTCGCCACCGACGTGTCGATCCCGGCCGAGGCCAAGGCCGAGCTGCTCCGCGGGGTGCTGGCCGGCAAGGTCGCGCCCGAGTCCCTCGACGTCGTCACCGCTGCGGTCTCGCAGCGGTGGACCGCCGGACGTGACCTGGGCGACGCCCTGGAGCAGCTGGGCGTCGTCGCCACGGTGCGCTCCACCGGCAGTGAGGCCACTCGCCTCGAGGACGAGGTCTTCGCGGTGGGCCGGCTCGTGCAGGAGAACCCTGCGCTGCGCGACGCGCTCTCCGACCCGGCCCGCAGCCGGGGCGACAAGGCGGACCTGGTCAAGGGTCTGCTGGGCGACAAGGTCCTGCCCGCGACGGTCGCGCTCGTGCAGCAGGCGCTGTCCGGCAGCCACCGCACCGTCGCGGTCGCGCTGGCGGCCTTCCAGAAGGTGGCGGCCGAGGTCCGTGGGGAAGGGGTCGCGACCGTTCGCGTCGCCCGCCCCCTCTCGGGCGCCGACCGCGACCGGCTCGCCGGCGCGCTGGCGCGCAGCTACGGCCGCGAGGTCCACCTCAACGTCATCGTCGACCCCGACGTCATCGGTGGCATCCGTGTCGAGATCGGCGACGACGTCGTCGACGGGACGGTGTCCAGCCGCCTCGACGACGCCGGACGCAGGCTCGCCGGCTGACGCCCCACCGACAACCCAGAACTTTTCGAGCAGAGCAGACCCAGAGAACAGGTGAGATGAAATGACGGAGCTGTCCATCCGTCCGGACGAGATCCGGGACGCGCTTCAGCGCTTCGTGTCGGACTACAAGCCCGACTCGGCGACCAAGGAAGAGGTCGGCACGGTTGCCGAGGCCGCCGACGGCATCGCCCGCGTGAGCGGTCTGCCCTCGGTCATGGCCAACGAGCTGCTCGAGTTCGAGGACGGCACGCTCGGCCTCGCCCTCAACCTCGACACCCGCGAGGTGGGCGTCGTGGTCCTGGGTGACTTCGACAAGATCGAGGAGGGCCAGACCGTGCGTCGCACGGGCGAGATCCTTTCGGTCCCGGTCGGGGAGAACTACCTCGGCCGCGTGGTCGACCCGCTCGGCAACCCGATCGACGGCCTCGGCGACATCGCCTCCGACGAGCGTCGCGCGCTGGAGCTCCAGGCTCCCGGCGTGATGGTGCGCAAGTCGGTGCACGAGCCGCTCGCCACCGGCATCAAGGCGATCGACGCCCTGACGCCTGTGGGCCGTGGCCAGCGCCAGCTGATCATCGGTGACCGCGCGACCGGCAAGACCACGATCGCGATCGACACGATCATCAACCAGAAGCAGAACTGGGAGTCCGGTGACCCGGACAAGCAGGTGCGCTGCATCTACGTCGCCATCGGCCAGAAGGGCTCGACCATCGCCTCCGTGCGTGGTGCCCTCGAGGAGGCCGGCGCCCTGGAGTACACGACCATCGTGGCCTCCCCGGCGTCCGACTCGGCCGGCTTCAAGTACCTCGCCCCCTACACCGGCTCGGCCATCGGCCAGCACTGGATGTACGCCGGCAAGCACGTGCTGATCGTGTTCGACGACCTGACCAAGCAGGCCGAGGCCTACCGCGCCGTGTCGCTGCTGCTGCGTCGCCCGCCGGGCCGCGAGGCCTACCCCGGTGACGTGTTCTACCTGCACAGCCGGCTCCTCGAGCGTTGCGCGAAGCTCTCCGACGACATGGGCAAGGGCTCGATGACGGGTCTGCCGATCATCGAGACCAAGGCCAACGACGTCTCGGCGTTCATCCCGACCAACGTCATCTCGATCACCGACGGCCAGATCTTCCTGCAGTCCGACCTGTTCGCGGCCAACCAGCGCCCGGCGATCGACGTGGGTGTCTCGGTCTCGCGCGTGGGTGGCTCGGCCATGACGAAGGCGATGAAGGCCGTCACCGGCTCGCTCAAGGTCGACCTGGCGCAGTTCCGCGCCATGGAGGCCTTCGCGATGTTCGCCTCCGACCTCGACGCCGCCTCGCGCCAGCAGCTCGACCGTGGCCAGCGCCTGATGGCCCTGCTCAAGCAGCCGCAGTACTCGCCGTACCCGGTCGAGGAGATGACCGTCTCCCTGTGGACCGGCACGTCGGGTCGCCTCGACAAGGTCCCGACCGACGACGTGCTGCGCTTCGAGAACGAGTTCCTCGACTACCTGCGTCGCAGCCACGAGGGCATCCTCGCCGGCATCCGCGAGACCCAGAAGTTCGAGGACTCCACCGAGGACCAGCTCGCTGCGGCCTACGACTCCTTCCTCGACCAGTTCGAGACCTCCGACGGCCAGAGCATCAAGGCCGGCAAGGAGGAGCACGTCGCTCTCGAGGACGAGGACGTCGAGCAGGAGCAGATCGTCAAGCAGAAGCGGGGCTGAACCATGGCTCTCTCGGTACGCGAGTACCGCGCGCGGATCAAGTCGA
It encodes the following:
- a CDS encoding AtpZ/AtpI family protein, whose protein sequence is MARQLPPTASPDDDTPKGDPWHAFGYIVSGVAFYGLAGWALDRWLGTDFLVAIGILVGAGFGIYMTYARFNKAVGD
- the atpB gene encoding F0F1 ATP synthase subunit A; this encodes MFGITMAASGDEFVAPGPNSFDFSEVPLFHLGGLAVTKPMVQLLLGAVIVFGFFWVAFRRPQLVPGRMQFAGESAYGMVRNSIGRDIIGSRDFVKFVPYLVTIFFFLLINNVMASIPAIQFPTFSRASMAYALAGLSWVIYNGVGIKKHGFVGYLKLQSVPSGVSPLMYPLLVPLEFFSNILVRPATLALRLFANMFAGHLLMILFTTGGLFLLQYGGIGYVAGPAAWLLAIAIGFLELLVQFLQAYVFTLLNAMYISGALADEH
- the atpE gene encoding ATP synthase F0 subunit C, with translation MIGYGLAAIGPGIGIGLIFAAYISGVARQPEAQGRLQSIAILGFALAEALAIIGIALAFVLN
- a CDS encoding F0F1 ATP synthase subunit B; protein product: MQNLIILAAAEGENEGGHAPENPLGFVPVEFALSLVIFGLLLFLIWKFVAPRFEQTFAERTQAIEGGIAAAESKQAEADAKLAELEKQLADARHEAARIREEAREQGAQIVAEMRETAQAESARIVEHGKAQIEAERQQAVTSLRAEVGTLATGLAGRIVGESLEDEARQSRVVERFLAELEADNGASSGSVN
- a CDS encoding F0F1 ATP synthase subunit delta, which translates into the protein MMRGASADAYAAAAAVLPGTGDLGRVGQDLFGTADLLRAEPGLRRVATDVSIPAEAKAELLRGVLAGKVAPESLDVVTAAVSQRWTAGRDLGDALEQLGVVATVRSTGSEATRLEDEVFAVGRLVQENPALRDALSDPARSRGDKADLVKGLLGDKVLPATVALVQQALSGSHRTVAVALAAFQKVAAEVRGEGVATVRVARPLSGADRDRLAGALARSYGREVHLNVIVDPDVIGGIRVEIGDDVVDGTVSSRLDDAGRRLAG
- the atpA gene encoding F0F1 ATP synthase subunit alpha → MTELSIRPDEIRDALQRFVSDYKPDSATKEEVGTVAEAADGIARVSGLPSVMANELLEFEDGTLGLALNLDTREVGVVVLGDFDKIEEGQTVRRTGEILSVPVGENYLGRVVDPLGNPIDGLGDIASDERRALELQAPGVMVRKSVHEPLATGIKAIDALTPVGRGQRQLIIGDRATGKTTIAIDTIINQKQNWESGDPDKQVRCIYVAIGQKGSTIASVRGALEEAGALEYTTIVASPASDSAGFKYLAPYTGSAIGQHWMYAGKHVLIVFDDLTKQAEAYRAVSLLLRRPPGREAYPGDVFYLHSRLLERCAKLSDDMGKGSMTGLPIIETKANDVSAFIPTNVISITDGQIFLQSDLFAANQRPAIDVGVSVSRVGGSAMTKAMKAVTGSLKVDLAQFRAMEAFAMFASDLDAASRQQLDRGQRLMALLKQPQYSPYPVEEMTVSLWTGTSGRLDKVPTDDVLRFENEFLDYLRRSHEGILAGIRETQKFEDSTEDQLAAAYDSFLDQFETSDGQSIKAGKEEHVALEDEDVEQEQIVKQKRG